The Panicum hallii strain FIL2 chromosome 9, PHallii_v3.1, whole genome shotgun sequence genome has a window encoding:
- the LOC112875804 gene encoding putative magnesium transporter MRS2-G, with protein MGKRSGGRKLPFFTRSSSSSSSSKRNRSARRLPSLPKQDNAARALLASPSDASPSATPATAAARQTAQPPPPISVSAGAGGVVSGKVGKKKGSARLWMRLDRWGTSEIVELDKASIIRRAGLPPRDLRILGPVFSHSSSILAREKAMVINLEFIRAIVTAEEVLLLDPLAHEVLPFVDQLRQHLPLKSLVGGNNGGCAPDGNGEKQDGSPGGQLPCLNEATGAEHELPFEFQVLEVALEIVCSSLDLSVADLERHATPVLDELTKNVSTRNLERVRSLKSLLTRLLARVQKVRDEIEHLLDDNEDMEHLYLTRKQVQNQQVETIMSSATSNSIVPAGTGVARLNSSFRRSVSIATSMHLDNDVEDLEMLLEAYFMQLDGIRNRILSVREYIDDTEDYVNIQLDNQRNELIQLQLTLTIASFGIATNTYIAGAFAMNIPSTLYSITDGSLFWPFVGGTSSGCFVIFIVLLGYAWWKKLLGP; from the exons ATGGGGAAGCGATCCGGCGGCAGGAAGCTGCCATTCTTCACCAGatcctcttcctcgtcgtcctcctccaaGCGGAATcgctccgcgcgccgcctcccttcccttcccaaGCAGGACAACGCGGCGAGGGCTCTTCTCGCATCCCCCTCCGACGCCTCACCGTCCGCGACcccggccaccgccgcggcgAGGCAGACCGCGCAGCCGCCCCCTCCCATCTCCGTTTccgcgggcgccggcggtgTCGTGTCGGGTAAGGTCGGCAAGAAGAAGGGCAGCGCGCGTCTGTGGATGCGGCTGGACCGGTGGGGTACCTCCGAGATCGTCGAGCTCGACAAGGCCTCCATCATCCGGCGCGCCGGTCTGCCCCCGCGGGACCTCCGCATCCTCGGCCCTGTCTTCTCCCACTCCTCGAGCATCCTCG CTAGGGAGAAGGCGATGGTCATCAACCTCGAATTCATCAGGGCGATCGTTACTGCCGAGGAGGTCCTCCTGTTGGACCCTCTCGCGCACGAGGTGCTCCCTTTCGTTGACCAATTGAGGCAGCATCTTCCTCTGAAGAGCCTGGTGGGTGGCAATAATGGTGGATGTGCCCCGGATGGCAATGGGGAAAAGCAGGACGGCTCACCTGGAGGTCAGCTGCCCTGTCTTAATGAGGCGACCGGGGCAGAGCACGAGCTTCCATTCGAGTTCCAGGTGCTAGAGGTCGCCCTCGAGATTGTATGCTCGTCGCTGGACTTGAGCGTGGCCGACCTTGAGAGGCATGCTACTCCGGTGCTTGACGAGCTGACCAAGAATGTGAGCACGAGGAACCTTGAGAGAGTGCGGAGCCTCAAGAGTCTTCTTACCCGTTTACTTGCCCGTGTGCAGAAG GTGAGGGATGAAATAGAACATCTTCTAGATGATAATGAAGACATGGAACATCTGTATCTGACAAGGAAGCAAGTACAAAATCAGCAGGTTGAGACTATAATGTCATCTGCTACTTCCAACAGTATTGTTCCTGCCGGAACAGGTGTGGCCAGGCTGAACTCTAGCTTTCGGCGTAGTGTGAGCATTGCTACCAGCATGCATTTGGATAATGATGTGGAAGATCTAGAGATGTTGCTTGAGGCCTACTTCATGCAGCTGGATGGAATTCGCAACAGAATTTTGTCG GTTCGCGAGTATATTGATGACACAGAAGACTATGTCAACATTCAACTCGACAACCAGCGGAATGAACTCATTCAGCTCCAGCTTACACTGACCATTGCATCCTTTGGGATAGCTACCAACACATACATAGCAGGGGCTTTCGCAATGAACATCCCATCCACTCTGTATAGCATCACCGATGGCAGCCTCTTTTGGCCATTTGTTGGGGGCACCTCATCTGGCTGCTTCGTAATCTTCATCGTCTTGTTAGGGTACGCCTGGTGGAAGAAGTTGCTGGGTCCTTGA
- the LOC112874549 gene encoding probable protein phosphatase 2C 72: MLSAVMDYLRSCWGPASPAGRPRRGSDAAGRQDGLLWYKDGGQVVDGEFSMAVVQANNLLEDHSQVESGPLSATDPSLQGTFVGVYDGHGGPETARYINDHLFNHLRRFASEHKCMSADVIRKAFRATEEGFISVVSSQWSLRPQLAAVGSCCLVGVVCSGTLYVANLGDSRAVLGRLVKGTGEVLAMQLSAEHNASYEEVRRELQAAHPDDPHIVVLKHNVWRVKGIIQITRSIGDVYLKKPEFNREPLHSKFRLQETFRRPLLSSDPAITVHQIQPTDKFIIFASDGLWEHLSNQEAVDMVQSSPRNGIARRLVKAAMQEAAKKREMRYSDLKKIDRGVRRHFHDDITVIVVFFDSNATATAAWSRPTVSLRGGGVPIPSNTLAPFSVPTELNSSY, translated from the exons ATGCTATCGGCTGTGATGGATTACTTGAGATCTTGCTGGGGGCCGGCTTCGCCGGCCGGGCGCCCCCGCAGAGGATCGGACGCTGCCGGCCGCCAGGACGGGCTCCTGTGGTACAAGGACGGCGGGCAGGTCGTCGACGGTGAGTTCTCCATGGCCGTGGTCCAGGCCAACAACCTGCTGGAGGACCATAGCCAGGTGGAATCCGGGCCGCTGAGCGCAACGGACCCCAGCCTCCAAGGCACCTTCGTCGGCGTCTATGATGGGCATGGTGGCCCGGAGACGGCGCGCTACATCAATGATCATCTCTTCAACCACCTGAGGA GATTTGCATCTGAGCACAAGTGCATGTCAGCAGATGTGATTCGGAAGGCTTTCCGAGCGACTGAGGAGGGGTTCATTTCTGTAGTTAGTAGCCAATGGTCATTGAGACCTCAATTAGCAGCGGTTGGCTCTTGCTGTCTTGTTGGCGTGGTTTGCAGTGGAACTCTATATGTTGCAAACCTTGGGGATTCCCGTGCTGTTCTTGGGAGACTAGTGAAGGGAACTGGAGAGGTTTTGGCAATGCAGCTCTCAGCAGAACACAATGCATCCTATGAGGAGGTTAGACGAGAGCTGCAGGCAGCACATCCTGACGATCCCCATATTGTGGTCCTAAAGCACAATGTTTGGCGTGTGAAGGGCATCATCCAG ATAACAAGGTCAATTGGAGATGTATATCTGAAGAAACCGGAGTTCAATAGAGAACCTTTGCACTCCAAGTTTCGCCTTCAGGAAACTTTCAGGAGACCACTTCTTAGTTCTGATCCAGCAATTACTGTACACCAAATACAGCCAACTGATAAGTTCATCATTTTTGCATCTGATGGACTCTGGGAGCATCTTAGTAATCAGGAAGCTGTTGACATGGTCCAGAGTAGCCCTCGAAAT GGAATTGCTCGAAGATTAGTAAAGGCTGCAATGCAGGAAGCAGCGAAGAAGAGGGAGATGAGGTATTCCGACCTCAAGAAAATTGATCGTGGGGTGAGGAGGCACTTCCATGATGATATAACTGTCATCGTGGTCTTTTTCGATTCAAATGCCACGGCAACTGCTGCCTGGAGCAGACCCACAGTCTCTCTCCGTGGGGGTGGTGTTCCAATCCCTTCGAACACCCTTGCTCCATTCTCAGTTCCCACAGAGCTAAACAGCTCTTACTGA